Proteins found in one Clostridium kluyveri DSM 555 genomic segment:
- the galU gene encoding UTP--glucose-1-phosphate uridylyltransferase GalU, protein MSIKKAVIPAAGLGTRFLPATKAQPKEMLPIVDKPTIQYVVEEAVNSGIEEILIILGKNKKSIEDHFDKSVELEDELKSSHKDGLLELIQNISNMVNIYYVRQKEPKGLGHAISLAKAFVGNEAFAVILGDDIVDSEVPCLKQLINCYNKYNTSIIGVQPVNRKDVSKYGIIDGIQIDDKVHKIKNMVEKPGKEEAPSNIAILGRYIITPEIFDILERTKPGKGNEIQLTDALKELLKQEAIYSYCFEGKRYDIGDKLGFIEANIEYALKRTDLRENLISYISDINKKLELNF, encoded by the coding sequence ATGAGTATAAAAAAAGCAGTAATTCCCGCTGCTGGTTTAGGAACAAGATTTTTGCCTGCTACAAAAGCACAACCTAAAGAAATGTTACCAATAGTAGATAAGCCTACAATTCAATATGTGGTAGAAGAGGCCGTTAACTCTGGTATTGAAGAAATATTGATAATCTTAGGTAAGAATAAAAAATCTATTGAAGATCATTTTGATAAATCCGTAGAACTTGAGGATGAATTAAAAAGCAGCCATAAAGATGGTTTGCTCGAATTGATTCAAAATATAAGTAATATGGTAAATATATATTATGTACGTCAAAAAGAACCAAAAGGATTGGGTCATGCCATAAGCCTTGCAAAGGCCTTTGTAGGTAATGAAGCTTTTGCTGTTATATTGGGAGATGATATAGTAGATAGTGAAGTGCCCTGCTTGAAGCAGCTAATTAACTGCTATAACAAGTATAATACTTCAATTATAGGAGTACAGCCTGTTAACAGAAAAGATGTATCCAAATATGGAATTATTGACGGTATACAAATAGATGATAAAGTTCATAAGATAAAAAATATGGTAGAAAAGCCTGGAAAAGAAGAAGCTCCATCCAATATTGCCATACTGGGGAGATATATAATAACACCAGAAATATTTGATATACTGGAGAGAACTAAACCTGGAAAGGGTAATGAAATTCAACTTACAGATGCATTAAAAGAATTATTAAAGCAGGAGGCAATATACTCTTATTGTTTTGAAGGTAAGCGATATGATATAGGTGACAAGCTAGGATTCATTGAGGCTAATATAGAATATGCCTTAAAACGTACAGATTTAAGAGAAAATCTTATTTCTTATATTTCAGACATCAATAAAAAATTAGAACTAAATTTTTAA
- a CDS encoding aspartyl-phosphate phosphatase Spo0E family protein, with amino-acid sequence MVKIEDILREIEALRVELVEAIENKKNLLDPDIVRESQKLDLILNEYNKMIEQKMQNVKD; translated from the coding sequence ATGGTCAAAATTGAAGACATATTAAGGGAAATAGAAGCATTAAGAGTCGAATTAGTAGAAGCCATTGAGAACAAGAAAAATTTGCTTGATCCAGATATAGTCAGAGAAAGTCAAAAATTAGATTTGATTTTAAATGAGTATAACAAGATGATTGAGCAAAAAATGCAAAATGTAAAAGACTAA
- a CDS encoding DUF4064 domain-containing protein, giving the protein MENKKTVELVLGLIGGILGIIAGIYSMNIGGLASVFHVDRAVTVNNFGIGAIILSILGIIGALIVKNKTKLGGIFMIIAALGGLVCITYFYIPSGILLIIPGLMSIIKKKDESKPKAAV; this is encoded by the coding sequence ATGGAAAACAAAAAGACAGTGGAATTAGTTCTGGGACTTATTGGAGGTATTTTAGGAATTATAGCAGGTATTTATTCAATGAACATTGGAGGGCTGGCATCTGTATTTCATGTTGATAGGGCAGTCACAGTAAATAATTTTGGAATAGGGGCAATAATTTTATCCATACTAGGTATCATTGGTGCCTTAATAGTGAAGAATAAAACAAAACTTGGGGGAATATTTATGATTATTGCAGCTTTAGGAGGCCTTGTATGTATAACTTATTTTTATATTCCATCAGGCATACTTTTAATAATTCCCGGCTTAATGAGTATTATTAAGAAAAAAGATGAAAGTAAACCTAAAGCAGCTGTATAA
- a CDS encoding flavodoxin family protein has product MKVLLINGSPKARGCTYTALCEIAKELEKEKIEAEIFHIGNKPIIGCTACNNCFKTKSGKCVFDDDTVNVALEKAEEADGFIFGSPVHYASASGLITSFLDRFFYAGDCFQYKPGAAIVSCRRGGATAAFEQLNKYFTISNMPVVSSQYWNMVHGNTPEEVKQDLEGMQTMRTLGKNMAWLLKCIQAGKKAGILLPEKEPMAVTNFIR; this is encoded by the coding sequence ATGAAAGTATTACTTATCAATGGAAGTCCAAAAGCCAGAGGATGTACTTATACTGCTTTGTGCGAAATAGCAAAAGAACTGGAAAAAGAAAAGATTGAAGCAGAAATTTTCCACATAGGAAATAAACCTATTATAGGTTGTACAGCCTGTAACAATTGCTTTAAAACTAAATCCGGTAAGTGCGTATTTGATGATGATACTGTAAATGTAGCCTTAGAAAAGGCTGAAGAAGCAGATGGCTTTATATTTGGTTCTCCTGTACATTATGCATCTGCATCTGGTCTTATAACATCTTTCCTCGACAGATTTTTCTATGCAGGGGATTGTTTTCAATATAAGCCGGGAGCTGCAATTGTGAGCTGCAGAAGGGGAGGTGCAACAGCTGCCTTTGAACAGTTGAATAAATATTTTACCATTTCAAATATGCCTGTGGTATCCTCTCAATATTGGAACATGGTTCATGGAAATACTCCAGAAGAGGTAAAACAGGATTTGGAAGGAATGCAGACAATGAGAACACTCGGCAAAAATATGGCCTGGCTTTTAAAATGTATCCAGGCAGGAAAAAAGGCGGGAATTTTATTACCTGAAAAAGAACCGATGGCAGTTACTAATTTTATAAGATAA
- a CDS encoding accessory gene regulator ArgB-like protein gives MNRLISCVVSKISETNPQFSDLELKKIAYGLECILDEITKIIPYFIIFWMFSLYKYYLVILVFFCPIRLFTGGYHAKTYWGCFFITFITFTAIIFMGKYILINNIILIALLIISFIFVWIFAPVDNVNKRIKSEQWRRKVKHISMVITFCLSVFCYFLPQAFLNTAVISITFSVALMVLGKIIDLKIS, from the coding sequence ATGAATAGACTTATAAGCTGTGTGGTAAGCAAAATTTCTGAAACTAACCCCCAGTTTTCAGATTTGGAATTGAAAAAAATAGCCTATGGACTAGAGTGCATTCTTGATGAGATAACAAAAATTATTCCCTATTTTATAATATTCTGGATGTTTTCTCTTTATAAATACTATTTGGTTATTCTCGTATTTTTTTGTCCTATTAGATTGTTTACAGGAGGATACCATGCCAAAACCTACTGGGGATGTTTTTTTATTACTTTTATCACATTTACAGCTATAATTTTTATGGGTAAATATATTTTAATCAACAATATTATTTTAATAGCTTTGCTCATCATATCCTTTATATTTGTATGGATTTTTGCTCCTGTAGATAACGTTAATAAGAGGATAAAAAGTGAGCAGTGGAGGAGAAAAGTAAAACATATTTCTATGGTTATTACTTTTTGTTTAAGTGTATTCTGTTATTTTTTGCCTCAGGCATTTTTAAATACTGCTGTAATTTCCATTACTTTTTCAGTAGCACTTATGGTGCTGGGTAAGATAATAGATTTAAAAATATCTTAA
- a CDS encoding sensor histidine kinase, translating to MESIREIVLDLIEAMIILGIFQALYNDKRFIIKNKIRTVLFSVFYICVTYWSTFNMSMASHTPVVFISSILLMTWIIGTKIFNSSIVICLFFTIVFITENFVEVIEMFVFNINLDKIFLSSRYFWIVIISAKTLQIISVILIFKFNSYFVKLKLFEKEGRIFANLIIELGVFSIFMFCANFSIFNIKSIQIYNIFIFILYFTFLMVKFRSLREKEMLVNINNTYKVQKQQIKNMEEIISIIRQEKHDFANHINVIQGLCLLNKPNTVERINNYVKKISGTIHSSFRYLDTGNDYIDGMLSIKNNYAMKNNIDFKVIIDEPFSLIKIREDELISIISNLVDNAFEAFNKSDVENKEISIITFKEGMNFCIEIADNGDEIPEGIKTKIFEKGFSTKKEQKDGHGFGLYIIKQLVEKNNGSILLESTPKRTKFTVKFKMED from the coding sequence ATGGAGAGTATAAGAGAAATAGTATTAGATCTTATAGAGGCTATGATCATTTTGGGAATTTTTCAAGCATTATATAATGACAAAAGATTTATAATAAAAAATAAAATTAGAACAGTATTATTTTCTGTATTTTATATTTGTGTAACCTATTGGAGTACATTTAATATGTCTATGGCTTCTCATACACCAGTTGTTTTCATTAGTAGTATTTTATTAATGACGTGGATTATAGGAACAAAAATATTTAATTCTTCAATAGTGATTTGCTTATTTTTTACAATTGTGTTTATTACAGAAAATTTTGTTGAAGTTATTGAAATGTTTGTGTTTAATATAAATTTAGATAAAATTTTTTTGAGTTCTCGATATTTTTGGATAGTTATAATATCTGCTAAAACATTACAAATAATTAGTGTAATATTGATTTTTAAGTTTAATTCCTATTTTGTTAAACTTAAATTATTTGAAAAAGAGGGAAGAATTTTTGCTAATTTAATAATTGAATTGGGAGTCTTTAGCATCTTCATGTTTTGTGCTAATTTTAGTATTTTTAATATAAAAAGTATTCAAATCTATAATATTTTTATATTTATACTATACTTCACATTTTTAATGGTAAAATTTAGAAGCTTAAGAGAAAAAGAAATGCTTGTAAATATAAATAACACTTACAAAGTACAAAAACAGCAAATCAAGAATATGGAGGAAATAATAAGCATAATAAGGCAGGAAAAACATGATTTTGCCAACCACATTAATGTTATACAGGGACTATGCTTGTTAAACAAACCAAATACCGTGGAAAGAATAAACAATTATGTGAAGAAAATATCAGGTACAATACATTCTTCTTTTAGATATCTAGATACGGGGAACGATTACATAGATGGCATGTTATCCATAAAAAATAACTATGCTATGAAAAACAATATTGATTTTAAAGTTATAATTGATGAACCTTTTAGTCTAATAAAAATTAGAGAGGACGAATTAATAAGTATTATAAGCAATCTTGTAGATAATGCCTTTGAAGCCTTTAATAAATCGGATGTGGAAAATAAAGAAATATCCATTATCACTTTTAAGGAAGGTATGAATTTTTGTATTGAAATAGCTGATAATGGAGATGAAATTCCAGAAGGTATAAAGACAAAGATTTTTGAAAAGGGTTTTTCTACAAAAAAAGAACAAAAAGATGGACATGGTTTTGGATTATACATTATCAAACAGTTGGTTGAAAAAAATAATGGCAGTATACTTTTAGAGAGTACTCCCAAAAGAACCAAATTTACAGTGAAATTTAAAATGGAGGATTGA
- a CDS encoding cyclic lactone autoinducer peptide — translation MKSLKGKLLRNGLKVLGNVSLFLSAVVVVVTSGGGTHQPKCPRELLR, via the coding sequence ATGAAATCTTTAAAAGGGAAATTATTGAGAAATGGTTTGAAAGTGCTAGGAAATGTGTCTTTATTTTTGTCGGCAGTAGTTGTAGTGGTGACATCAGGAGGAGGAACACATCAGCCTAAGTGTCCTAGAGAACTTTTAAGATAA
- a CDS encoding P-II family nitrogen regulator, whose protein sequence is MADKLTKIDIITSKARLDELKEALNEIGIAGMTVTNVLGCGIQKGHKEYYRGLTMDINLLPKVKVEVVVCEVPVELVVETARKVLHTGEMGDGKIFIYNVENVIRISTGDEGRAALQYNTRS, encoded by the coding sequence ATGGCTGACAAACTTACAAAAATAGATATTATTACTTCTAAAGCTAGGTTAGATGAATTGAAAGAGGCATTGAATGAAATTGGTATTGCAGGTATGACTGTTACAAATGTTTTAGGATGTGGAATACAGAAAGGTCATAAAGAGTATTATAGAGGATTGACCATGGATATTAATCTACTTCCGAAAGTAAAGGTAGAAGTTGTGGTTTGTGAAGTGCCTGTGGAACTTGTTGTTGAAACTGCCAGAAAAGTTCTTCACACAGGAGAAATGGGAGACGGAAAAATATTTATTTATAATGTAGAAAATGTTATACGCATAAGTACTGGAGATGAAGGTAGAGCGGCTCTGCAATATAATACTAGGTCTTAG
- a CDS encoding ammonium transporter, whose product MSGVNAADTVFVIMSTVLVMIMTPGLALFYGGMVRGKNTLNSTLHSYSALAVISVQWIFIGYTLCFGTDIGGLIGGFNFAGLKGVGIAPNADYSSTIPQQAFMMFQLMFAIITSAVISGSIAERMKFIHWILFLFLWTTLVYDPIAHWVWGAGGWLRNLGALDFAGGNVVEISSGISGLIAALMLGKRKNVGKPSSLPLTCLGAGLLWFGWYGFNAGSALAVNGVALNAFITTNTSAATSVVSWSICEYIYRRKVTSLGVVSGIVAGLVAITPAAGFVSPMASVVIGLVAGTVCYVAITFVKSKLGYDDALDVFGCHGIGGIWGGIATGIFAWKSINPAGANGLIHGNPRLIGIQLIAILSSIAYSAVGTFIVIKIINALSAMRATDKNEQTGLDVTEHGEEAYGGLGV is encoded by the coding sequence ATGAGTGGAGTGAATGCAGCAGATACTGTATTTGTAATTATGAGTACAGTTCTGGTAATGATTATGACTCCGGGACTAGCCTTGTTTTATGGAGGTATGGTTAGGGGGAAGAATACGTTAAACAGTACTCTTCATAGTTATTCAGCTCTGGCAGTAATATCCGTTCAATGGATATTTATAGGATATACATTGTGTTTTGGAACAGATATTGGTGGATTAATAGGAGGTTTCAATTTTGCAGGTTTGAAAGGAGTTGGAATTGCACCAAATGCAGATTATTCAAGTACAATTCCACAGCAGGCATTTATGATGTTTCAGCTTATGTTTGCAATAATAACTTCAGCTGTTATTTCAGGTTCTATTGCAGAGAGAATGAAATTTATTCACTGGATTTTATTCCTTTTTCTTTGGACAACACTAGTTTATGATCCTATTGCTCATTGGGTATGGGGAGCGGGAGGTTGGCTTAGAAATCTTGGAGCTTTGGATTTTGCAGGGGGAAATGTGGTGGAAATAAGTTCAGGTATATCAGGGCTTATTGCAGCATTGATGCTTGGAAAAAGGAAGAATGTAGGTAAACCCAGCAGTCTTCCATTAACCTGTTTAGGAGCTGGATTACTTTGGTTTGGGTGGTATGGATTTAATGCAGGAAGTGCACTGGCTGTAAACGGTGTAGCGCTAAATGCTTTTATAACTACCAATACCTCTGCTGCAACTTCTGTTGTAAGTTGGAGTATTTGCGAGTACATATATAGAAGAAAAGTAACCTCTCTTGGTGTTGTCAGCGGTATAGTGGCAGGTCTTGTAGCCATAACTCCGGCAGCGGGTTTTGTAAGTCCTATGGCTTCAGTAGTTATTGGGCTAGTGGCAGGAACTGTATGCTATGTAGCTATTACATTTGTCAAGTCTAAACTTGGATATGATGATGCACTGGATGTATTTGGATGCCATGGCATAGGGGGAATATGGGGCGGAATAGCCACAGGAATATTTGCATGGAAATCCATAAATCCAGCGGGTGCCAATGGATTGATACATGGAAATCCAAGATTGATAGGGATTCAGCTTATAGCTATTTTATCGAGTATTGCATATTCAGCTGTAGGCACATTTATAGTAATTAAAATAATTAATGCTTTAAGTGCCATGAGAGCCACTGATAAAAATGAACAGACGGGTCTTGATGTAACAGAGCATGGAGAAGAGGCCTATGGCGGACTTGGCGTATAA
- a CDS encoding APC family permease — protein sequence MDKNRNIGVVTLCGLIVGPVLGSGIVLLPPIAYEVIGQWAILAWIVIMALGIVFAYVFVFLSLKSPGNEGIAIAVGNTLGVFWRELTENFLTAAVCFGPVAVLITAAGFLKNFGVFSNVKIEIIAFGIEIICVCIIISGVKTLGRVTFMLTAFTAVLLLCGSIYALIFNSHIGLPNTAFSLSKFGYTLLILFWAIVGWEVIGNYIEDIENPKKTLMKAMTISLVIIAVLYLAAALSIQSVLGGKHDIIAIMTPLFGIFALPIIGIIAIGLCMCTYLMVVGAVSRMSALRAAQNRLPGYLSYLNRNQSPVNAVITFVIIHSLVMLLTGMGILSLDSVVTCANVFFLCNAIIGLVAGFRLLHSTKIRIAIGILIIAFTLLLFKSNLWSILLLVIVILLSLYNNKKSSVINISEKTVL from the coding sequence ATGGATAAAAATAGAAATATTGGAGTTGTTACACTTTGTGGCCTTATAGTTGGACCTGTTTTAGGATCAGGAATAGTATTATTGCCTCCAATAGCTTATGAGGTCATTGGTCAATGGGCTATATTGGCATGGATTGTAATAATGGCACTGGGAATTGTATTTGCTTATGTTTTTGTATTTTTAAGCTTAAAAAGTCCAGGGAATGAAGGAATTGCAATTGCAGTGGGTAATACCCTCGGAGTTTTTTGGCGTGAACTTACTGAAAATTTTCTCACAGCTGCCGTTTGTTTTGGTCCTGTAGCGGTTTTAATCACTGCAGCAGGTTTCTTGAAAAACTTTGGTGTTTTTTCAAATGTAAAGATTGAAATCATAGCCTTTGGAATAGAAATTATTTGTGTCTGTATAATTATTTCAGGTGTCAAAACTCTAGGAAGGGTAACTTTCATGTTAACTGCATTTACAGCAGTATTATTATTGTGTGGAAGTATCTATGCTTTGATTTTTAATTCCCACATAGGATTGCCTAATACAGCATTTTCTCTATCTAAATTTGGATATACACTGCTAATTTTATTTTGGGCAATAGTGGGGTGGGAGGTCATTGGTAACTATATTGAAGATATAGAAAATCCTAAAAAAACTCTTATGAAAGCTATGACAATAAGTCTTGTGATTATTGCAGTTTTGTATTTAGCCGCAGCACTTTCCATACAAAGTGTACTAGGAGGTAAACATGATATTATAGCAATTATGACTCCTTTATTTGGTATATTTGCTTTACCGATAATAGGAATTATTGCAATAGGTCTTTGTATGTGTACATACCTTATGGTAGTTGGGGCAGTTTCACGAATGAGTGCCCTTCGTGCAGCACAAAATAGATTGCCAGGATATCTTTCATACCTAAATAGAAATCAAAGTCCAGTTAATGCCGTTATAACTTTTGTCATTATACATTCCTTAGTGATGCTTCTCACAGGTATGGGAATTTTAAGTCTTGATAGTGTTGTAACCTGCGCAAATGTATTTTTTCTATGTAATGCAATAATTGGATTAGTTGCTGGATTTCGATTACTTCATAGCACAAAAATAAGAATTGCAATTGGCATACTTATCATAGCTTTTACTTTACTTTTATTTAAATCAAATTTGTGGAGTATTTTACTTTTAGTGATAGTTATTCTCTTATCCTTATATAATAATAAAAAATCAAGTGTAATTAATATTTCTGAAAAAACTGTATTGTAA
- a CDS encoding LysR family transcriptional regulator, translating to MELRNLITFCKITHLKSYSKAAKELGYAQSTITTQIQLLEQELNIKLFERIGRSIKLTSKGLIFLKYAQNIVNLAHEAKEAINDTDIPTGTLRIGTVESLCTMKLPELLRNYHKKYPDVEIIIKLGICSDLRDMLKNNIVDLIFILDDPVMDSDLISCMSYNEPMAVLASPLNKLAYKNNLTIEDIKDEPLILTESGCSYRNAFEKIFHESGLSPHLSLEVGNVEAIKNFTMSNLGITLLPVMTVKKELAKKNLILLDLEGCEFNMMTQMLYHKNKWITAAMKTFIQMASTMPVTPTS from the coding sequence ATGGAACTTAGAAATCTAATAACATTTTGTAAAATCACCCATTTGAAAAGCTATTCTAAAGCCGCAAAAGAACTTGGATATGCTCAATCTACAATTACAACCCAAATTCAACTTCTAGAACAAGAACTTAATATAAAGCTATTTGAAAGAATCGGACGAAGTATAAAGTTGACTTCTAAAGGTCTAATCTTTCTTAAATATGCGCAAAATATAGTGAATCTTGCACATGAAGCTAAAGAAGCAATAAATGACACAGATATTCCTACTGGAACTTTAAGAATTGGTACCGTTGAATCTCTTTGCACGATGAAACTTCCTGAGCTTCTCAGAAATTACCACAAAAAATATCCCGATGTGGAAATTATAATTAAATTAGGTATATGCTCCGATTTAAGAGATATGCTTAAAAATAATATAGTGGATTTAATATTTATATTAGATGATCCAGTTATGGATTCAGATTTAATATCATGCATGTCCTATAATGAACCTATGGCAGTTCTGGCTTCACCATTAAATAAATTAGCATATAAAAATAATCTAACCATAGAAGATATTAAAGATGAGCCATTAATTCTTACAGAAAGTGGCTGCAGCTATAGAAATGCCTTTGAAAAAATATTTCATGAATCGGGTCTAAGTCCACATTTATCACTGGAGGTAGGAAATGTTGAGGCTATCAAGAATTTTACTATGAGTAACCTTGGAATTACTTTATTGCCTGTGATGACTGTAAAAAAAGAACTGGCTAAAAAGAATTTAATATTATTGGATTTAGAAGGATGTGAATTTAATATGATGACACAGATGCTCTATCATAAGAATAAATGGATAACAGCGGCAATGAAAACTTTTATACAAATGGCCTCCACTATGCCTGTCACCCCAACTTCTTGA
- the smpB gene encoding SsrA-binding protein SmpB, producing MSAKNKSNNKTLAENRKARHDYFIEESMEAGIQLVGTEVKSIRAGKSNLKDSYGEIINGEIFIRNMHISPYEKGNIFNRDPLRDRKLLLHKKEIARLLGYTAQQGYTIVPLSLYLKNGRVKVNLAVAKGKKNYDKRDSMLEKAAKRDIERQMKERFR from the coding sequence ATGTCGGCTAAAAATAAATCCAATAATAAAACTCTTGCGGAAAATAGAAAGGCAAGACATGATTATTTCATTGAAGAATCAATGGAAGCGGGAATACAATTGGTTGGAACCGAGGTTAAATCTATAAGGGCGGGAAAATCCAATTTAAAAGATAGCTATGGTGAAATAATAAATGGAGAAATTTTTATACGTAATATGCATATAAGTCCCTATGAAAAAGGAAATATATTTAATAGAGATCCTCTAAGGGACAGAAAGTTACTTCTCCATAAGAAGGAAATAGCAAGACTGCTTGGATATACTGCACAGCAGGGATATACTATTGTGCCATTATCTCTTTATCTTAAAAATGGCAGGGTGAAAGTAAATCTAGCAGTAGCCAAAGGAAAGAAAAACTATGATAAAAGGGATTCCATGCTGGAGAAAGCTGCTAAAAGAGATATAGAGAGACAAATGAAAGAGAGATTTAGGTAG
- the rnr gene encoding ribonuclease R, with protein MNIKEAIVDFMKEQAYKPMNIKELERVFSVKKADVKNFKKIVDEIEREGAIVKTRTNRYGIPDRMGLVTGKFQGHQKGYGFVIPYDEGKDIFVPSSALNGAMNGDRVVVKITKQANTEKKCEGEIIRVLERANSKVIGTFENSRNFGFVVPEEKRIYQDIFIPKNCKKEAETGDIVIAEITQWPDKRRNPEGKIVDILGKKGEKGIDILTIIKKNNLPEEFPQKVESYAENIPEKIPDKEYERRMDLRNILTVTIDGEDAKDLDDAVSLEKLPDGSYYLGVHIADVSYYVKEKNPLDKEALKRGTSVYLIDRVIPMLPKKLSNGICSLNPNIDRLTLSCFMKIDGNGKVIEHNIVESVIRSNERMTYTDVTKILKGDTETIEKYGNLVDTFKLMEELCRILNKKRMMRGAIDFDFEECKITLNELGVPIKIEPYERGISNRIIEEFMLVCNETIAEHMFWTTLPFVFRVHENPDEEKLMHFNEFIHNLGYVVRWGKDVHPKTLQDIIDKVKGKKEETVVSTLMLRSMKQARYSPECIGHFGLAAKYYCHFTSPIRRYPDLIIHRIIKEFINGQLTDNRIKRLVKEVDYAARQSSDMERLAQEAEREVDDLKKAEYMSTRIGEEFNGIISSVTNFGMFVEIPNTIEGLVHISTLEDDYYVYDEKHLSLIGERTKNIYKLGDEVRIYVSKVDLAAHEIYFEVVKEKDDKEE; from the coding sequence ATGAATATAAAAGAAGCTATTGTAGATTTTATGAAAGAACAGGCTTATAAGCCTATGAATATAAAAGAATTGGAAAGAGTGTTTTCTGTAAAAAAAGCAGATGTGAAAAATTTTAAAAAAATAGTAGATGAGATAGAAAGAGAAGGTGCCATAGTTAAGACCCGTACTAATAGGTATGGAATACCGGATAGAATGGGTCTCGTAACTGGAAAATTTCAAGGACATCAGAAAGGATATGGTTTTGTAATACCTTATGATGAGGGAAAGGATATATTTGTCCCATCCTCAGCATTAAATGGAGCCATGAACGGGGATAGGGTAGTAGTAAAAATAACCAAACAAGCAAATACGGAAAAGAAATGTGAAGGAGAAATAATAAGGGTACTTGAAAGAGCAAACAGTAAAGTTATAGGGACCTTTGAAAACAGCAGAAATTTTGGATTTGTTGTACCGGAAGAAAAACGCATATATCAGGATATATTCATACCTAAAAACTGTAAAAAGGAAGCTGAGACAGGTGATATTGTAATTGCAGAAATCACTCAGTGGCCTGACAAGAGGAGAAATCCGGAAGGTAAAATAGTTGATATACTGGGCAAAAAAGGAGAAAAGGGCATAGATATATTGACTATAATAAAAAAGAATAATCTTCCCGAGGAATTTCCACAGAAGGTTGAATCCTATGCGGAGAATATACCGGAAAAAATACCGGATAAAGAGTATGAAAGAAGAATGGATTTAAGGAATATTCTCACTGTCACAATAGATGGAGAAGATGCCAAGGATTTAGACGATGCGGTGTCCCTGGAAAAACTTCCTGATGGAAGCTACTATTTAGGAGTACATATAGCAGATGTATCTTATTATGTAAAAGAAAAAAATCCGCTGGATAAAGAAGCATTAAAAAGGGGAACATCAGTATATCTCATAGACAGGGTTATACCCATGCTTCCTAAAAAGTTATCTAATGGAATTTGCAGCTTGAATCCCAATATAGATAGACTAACCCTAAGTTGTTTTATGAAAATAGATGGAAATGGAAAAGTTATAGAACATAATATTGTAGAAAGTGTAATAAGAAGCAATGAAAGAATGACTTACACAGATGTTACAAAGATACTTAAAGGGGATACGGAAACCATAGAAAAGTACGGTAATCTTGTGGATACATTTAAGCTTATGGAGGAACTTTGCAGAATTTTAAATAAAAAAAGAATGATGCGGGGGGCTATAGATTTTGACTTTGAGGAATGTAAGATAACTCTTAACGAATTGGGTGTGCCTATAAAGATTGAACCCTATGAAAGGGGAATATCAAATAGGATAATAGAGGAATTTATGCTGGTGTGCAATGAAACCATAGCAGAGCATATGTTCTGGACTACTCTACCTTTTGTATTTAGAGTACATGAAAATCCTGATGAAGAAAAATTGATGCATTTTAATGAATTTATTCATAATCTAGGATATGTGGTGAGATGGGGAAAAGATGTTCATCCAAAAACACTTCAGGATATAATAGATAAGGTAAAGGGAAAAAAGGAGGAAACTGTTGTAAGTACGTTAATGCTTCGTTCTATGAAGCAGGCCAGATATTCTCCTGAATGTATAGGACACTTTGGATTGGCAGCCAAGTATTATTGCCATTTTACATCTCCCATAAGAAGGTATCCTGATCTTATTATCCATAGAATAATTAAAGAATTTATAAATGGTCAGTTAACTGATAATAGGATAAAAAGATTGGTAAAGGAAGTGGATTATGCAGCTAGGCAATCTTCTGATATGGAAAGATTGGCTCAGGAAGCAGAAAGAGAAGTAGATGACTTGAAAAAGGCGGAATATATGAGTACAAGAATAGGGGAAGAATTTAATGGTATAATATCTTCGGTTACTAATTTTGGAATGTTTGTAGAAATTCCAAATACTATAGAAGGATTAGTTCACATAAGTACTTTGGAAGATGATTATTATGTATATGATGAAAAACACTTAAGTCTTATAGGCGAAAGAACCAAAAATATCTACAAATTAGGTGATGAAGTTAGAATTTATGTATCAAAGGTTGACCTGGCTGCTCATGAGATATATTTTGAAGTAGTAAAAGAAAAAGATGATAAAGAGGAATAG